Genomic segment of Halostella limicola:
CGGCTCGAAGTCGACCACCGGCGGGACGTCCGAGACGACGACGCGTACGAGCGGCCGGAGGAGACGCCCGTCTCCGAGTACCATGAGACCCTGACGGCCGGGGACGAGATCGTCGTCGAGGGCGTGACCCCCGGCGACCGAGTGAGCATCTCCTGTACCGTCGAGGTGGGCAACGGCGCGTACGGGACGAGCGTCGTGTCGGTCGCCGCCCGGCCGTCCGGCTACTTCGCCGTGGAGCGCGAGAACGGCGAGACGAGCCTCGTGTACGCCGGAGACGCCGGCCACGCCGCTATCGACGCCTCGGTCGACGAGTACAGGGTGCTGGTCGACGGCGAACCGGCGGCGACCCAGTTCGCGGACCGGTACGACGAGCTCTCCGAGGGCGACGCGATCGACCTCGACGCCGACCTCGGCGCCGAGGTGACGGTCGAGTGGGTCGGCGCCGACGAGCGGATGGAGGTGACGTCGCAGGTCGTCACCCCCGACGTCTCGTTTGCGTTCGATACGCTCGACGACGGGCGGGTCGAGATCACCCACGACGGCGGCGAACCCGTCGACGCCGGGGATCTGACGGTCACGTTCCACGGCGACGGGCCCAGCGAGGACACGGTCGCCTGGGGCGAGTCCGGTGAAACGGTCGAGGAGGGCGACTCGATCACCGTCGAGGTTCCCGACGACGCCCGGTACGTCATCGTCCAGCACGGCGACCGAGGGCTCGACGGCGAGCGCCTCGAAGACTGAGGCGGCGACGGCCGCGCGCGGACTCGGTGCGCGATTCGGCCGGGTCCCCGTCGGTCGCGGTCACGCTGCTTTCGCCACGGCTTCGATCTCGACGAGCATCTCGGGGTCGATCAGCCGCTCGACCTGCACCATGCTCGTCGCGGGCCGGACGTCGCCGAACGTCTCGCGGTGGGCGCGGCCGATCGCCTCCCACTGCTCGATGTCCGTGACGTACACGCGCGTTCGGACCACGTCGTCGGCGCTCGCGCCGGCGGCCTCAAGCGCGTCCTCGACGTTCGCGAGCGCCTGCTTCGCCTGCGCGTACGGGTCGCCTTCGCCGACTAGCTCCCCGTTCTCGTCGGTCGCGGTGGTCCCCGAGACGTGTATCTCGTCCCCGGCGCGCACGGCCCTGGCGTAGCCGACCGCGGTCTCCCACGCGGTGTCGCTCTCCACCGTCTTCCGGTCCATGCGGCGCGTCTCGACGGGTCGCGTGAAAACGGTTCCGGCGACGGACGCGGCGGGCGGGACCGACGGACGCGTCCGCGTCCGACGCCGACCGGCGGTTTCGAAGGGGTTTTGACGGACTATTTTAAATGCGCTCGTATGACTGAAGCGTGGGCCGATTGGGACCACATCGTGAAGATCGACCCCGACAAGACGCTGGTCGAGGGCGAGACGTTCGAGGACGTCTGCGAGACGGGCACGGACGCGCTCGAGATCGGCGGCACGCTGGACGTGACCAGCGAGAAGATGGAGCGCGTCATCGACGCCTGCGCGAAGTACGACGTGCCGCTCTATCAGGAGCCGAGCAACCCGGCGGTCGTCGTCCACGACGACGCGGTCGACGGTTTCCTCGTCCCCGTCGTGTTGAACGCGGGCGACGTGGCGTGGATCACCGGCGCGCACAAGGAGTGGGTGAAGGCGGACGACGTGGACTGGGGGCGCACGACCACGGAGGCGTACATCATCCTCAACTCAGAGGCGAGCGCGGCCCAGCTCACGCAGGCCGACTGCGACCAGAGCGCGGAGGACGTCGCGGCCTACGCCGAGGTCGCCGAGCAGATGTTCGGTCAGGAGATCGTCTACGTCGAGTACTCCGGCACCCTCGGCGACCCCGAGAAGGTCCGCGCCGCGGCCGACGCGCTCGACGAGGCGACGCTCTTCTACGGCGGCGGCATCCACGACTACGACTCCGCGCACACGATGGGCGAGCACGCGGACGTGGTCGTCGTGGGCGATCTGGTCCACGACGAGGGCGTCGACGCGGTCCGCGAGACCGTCGAGGGCGCGAAGGACGCCTGAGCCGTCGGCGTCAGAACACGACGCGCTCGACGATGCGGCGGAGCGGCCCGGACCGCCCCTCCTTCGAGTCTATCTGGATCGCCGTGCAGTCGACGCTGTCGACGATCCTGTCCGCCGGCCGCCCGAACAGGTTCCCCCGGATCCGTCCACCGTCCGTGCCGATGACCAGCACGTCACTGGGGTCGGTGACGGAGACGAAATCCCGCTCGGGGTCGTCGGTCCGGACGATCGAGCGGTTCACCGGAACCGAACACAGCGACTCCAGTTCCGCGAGGTACTCGTCTATCGTCTCGCGGCGCGTCTCGGTGGCCGCGCCGTCGAGCGGGTAGAGCAGGTCGATCCGGGCGCCGGCCTCGCTCGCCAGCGCGTTCGCGACGGCGATCTTCCGCGGGTCGAACGGCCCGCGGTCGGTGACGACCGTGATGGAGTGGATCCGGTCCAGGTCGCGGTCCTCGATGAGCAACACGTCGCAGGGCGCGTTCCGGGTGATCCACTCGATGCTGGTGCCGAACACCGACGCGTACAGCGGGTCGTCCGCGCGCTCCAGCAGGAGGAAGTCCGCGTCCTCGTGCCCGGCGAAGTTGACGATAGCCCGCTTCGTGTCGTGGCTGACGATCTCGCCGTAGTGGACCGGCACGTCGAACTCGTCGGTGAGTTCGGCCGTCCACTCCTCGAACTCCACGTCGGCGGGTGACTGCGTCTCCGACACGTGTTCGAGCGGCGCCTGGTCGGGCACCTCGTCGAACTGGACGACGGTGACGCTCCCGTCGTTCTCCCGCGCGATGTCGGCGGCGATCCGCAACAGCGTCCGCTCGCGCCGCTCGCTCGTGTCCTCGGTGATCGCGACCAGCACCTCGTAGCCGTCGACTTCCTCGAAGGTGGACTTCGTCCGCTCGACGGCCTTGCGGCCGACCGTCCGGCGCATGACGTCCGTCGCCGCTCCCTCGCGGTCGACCTGACCCCGGGCGTAGTAGAAGTACCACAGCCCGGACCCGACGGTGATGACGACCGCACCGACGAGCGGGATCGTCCCCATGTAGCCGATGAGGAGGAAGCCGCCGGCGATCCCCGCGATCTGGGTCCAGGGGTACAGCGGCGACTCGAAGCTCGGGTCGTAGTCGCCGACGTTCCCCTCGCGGAAGGCGATGACGGCGCCGTTGACCAGCGCGAACACGATGATCTGGAAGGCGCTGGCGAGCTTCGCGATCTGGAGGATCGGGACGAACGCGATGAGCAGGAGCATCACGGCGCCGGTGAGCGTGATCGCCCGGGCCGGCGTGCCCCACTCCTCGTGGATCTCGGTCAGGGACTCGGGCGCGAGCTGGTCACGGGCCATCGCGAACGGGTAGCGAGACGAGGAGAGGATGCCGGCGTTCGCCGTGCTGACGAGGGCGAGAACGGCCGCGACGATGATGGCGATGACGCCCGGCATCGCGAGCGTCGCCTCGGCGGCGTGGATCATCGGCACGCCCGAGTCGCTGAGCAGGTCGGGCGGCGTCACGCCCACCATCACGACGACGATGAGGACGTACAGCAGGGTCGTGAACGCGAGCGAGCCGAGGATCCCGAGCGGGATGTTCCGGTCGGGGTTCTCGACCTCCTCGGCGACGCTCGCGATCTTCGTCACCCCCGCGTAGGAGACGAACACGAGGCCGGTCGCCGCGAGCAACCCGCCGGATCCCTTGTCGAAGAAGCCGCCGTAGTAG
This window contains:
- a CDS encoding RidA family protein, translated to MDRKTVESDTAWETAVGYARAVRAGDEIHVSGTTATDENGELVGEGDPYAQAKQALANVEDALEAAGASADDVVRTRVYVTDIEQWEAIGRAHRETFGDVRPATSMVQVERLIDPEMLVEIEAVAKAA
- a CDS encoding phosphoglycerol geranylgeranyltransferase, giving the protein MTEAWADWDHIVKIDPDKTLVEGETFEDVCETGTDALEIGGTLDVTSEKMERVIDACAKYDVPLYQEPSNPAVVVHDDAVDGFLVPVVLNAGDVAWITGAHKEWVKADDVDWGRTTTEAYIILNSEASAAQLTQADCDQSAEDVAAYAEVAEQMFGQEIVYVEYSGTLGDPEKVRAAADALDEATLFYGGGIHDYDSAHTMGEHADVVVVGDLVHDEGVDAVRETVEGAKDA
- a CDS encoding amino acid permease is translated as MPKELERDLGLFAVIAISIGAMVGSGIFILPGLALKTAGPAVILAYLLAGVLVLPAALSKAEMATAMPEAGGTYIYIERGMGPLLGTIAGVGTWFSLSFKGALALVGGVPYLLYLFDLPVKPVALALAAVLVLVNLFGAKQTGRLQIAIVAVMLAAMVWFVVGGLPSTSNAYYGGFFDKGSGGLLAATGLVFVSYAGVTKIASVAEEVENPDRNIPLGILGSLAFTTLLYVLIVVVMVGVTPPDLLSDSGVPMIHAAEATLAMPGVIAIIVAAVLALVSTANAGILSSSRYPFAMARDQLAPESLTEIHEEWGTPARAITLTGAVMLLLIAFVPILQIAKLASAFQIIVFALVNGAVIAFREGNVGDYDPSFESPLYPWTQIAGIAGGFLLIGYMGTIPLVGAVVITVGSGLWYFYYARGQVDREGAATDVMRRTVGRKAVERTKSTFEEVDGYEVLVAITEDTSERRERTLLRIAADIARENDGSVTVVQFDEVPDQAPLEHVSETQSPADVEFEEWTAELTDEFDVPVHYGEIVSHDTKRAIVNFAGHEDADFLLLERADDPLYASVFGTSIEWITRNAPCDVLLIEDRDLDRIHSITVVTDRGPFDPRKIAVANALASEAGARIDLLYPLDGAATETRRETIDEYLAELESLCSVPVNRSIVRTDDPERDFVSVTDPSDVLVIGTDGGRIRGNLFGRPADRIVDSVDCTAIQIDSKEGRSGPLRRIVERVVF